From Myxococcus guangdongensis:
CGGAGGTATCTGTGAGGAAATACAGGAAGCTGTCGCTCTTCACCTGAGATGGCCCGAAGGACACGAAGCGGTAGGCGTTCTGCTGCGCATAACGAACCCCTGCGTGGTAACCGGTCATCCACGGTGAGCCCGTCATCTCCTGGTTCGCCAGCAGGAACAGCCCCGCCAGGGGAAGCGCGATGAGCGCGAAGGCTCCGACGTGCCCCCAACGCGCGGCTCCGCCTTGTCGCCAGACACGCAGGGCCCACATCACCAGGAATGGAGCCCCCAGCCCCACCGCCACGGCAGGACGCGTCCAGAAGGCCAGGCAGAACAGGAACGAGACCCAGGCGCTGACTCCCAGCCCCCCCCGCACATCGAGGCGCTGAACGGCATGGAGCATCCAGGTCAGCGCGAAGATGGCCGCGGTATGGGACATCAACGTGGCCGCGCCAATCATCGTCAGGGGAGAGACCAGGTACAGCACCACCGCCACCCGGCCCCAGGCGCTGCCCCACCAATTCCTGGCGATAAGGAACAACCCCACCGCGGTTGCCCCCGACAGCACGGGGTTCACCAACCACGGCAACCCGACTTTCACACCGAAAGCCAACAGGAAGGGCCAGCCCAGGAAATACTGGCTGTACATCTTCCCGTCGTTGATGAGGAACCCGTTGTCGAAGAACAGCTTCATCGGCGGCGATGCGACATAGAGCCGGAACGAGCTGAGCAACTCCGCGGCGAACTGGTACGAGGCCTCGTCGTCCGTCACCGGTGTGTAGCCGAGCACCGAAGCCTGGATGGCCAGGGGCACCAACGTGCCCAGGACGCCCGCCAACAGAACGCTTCGACGGTCGGGATAAGCGCGCCACGCGGAGCGCCAGGCCTCCAGCTGCTCGCCTCTCACCAGGCGCCCGCCCGCCAGCGTCACGAAGGCCACCAGGGGCGAGCCGAGGAACGCGAGGATGGCCGCCAACGCCAGCCAGCGGCTGGTCGGGAAGTTGATGGTGCCCAGATTCAGGAGGAAGCCATCGAATTGCGACTCCCAGAAGGCCCAGTAGGCGAGCACACAGGCGCCAGCGGCGGCGAGCGGGATGAGCGAGGCACGATAGCGGGGAGGAATCATCGGAAGGTGTTCGAGGATGGTCCGCCCGCTCGCGGCTTGTCCATGGGAGAGTAGCCAGGGGAGCCGCGCCACCCGATATGTGAAGCGACGCGGTCGAGGGGGTCCTGCGCTAGACTGCGAGCGACGCCGAAAGGTGGCACTCCATGCCCCCTGCTGGACGTTCCAGTCCCATGTCCCAGTCAGCTCCGCGCATCGCGGTCATTCTCCCCTGCCACAACGAGGCGCCCGCCATCCGGGAGACCGTGCTCGCATTCCGCCAGGCGCTCCCGTCCGCCGCCATCTTCGTCTACGACAACGCGTCGACAGATGACACGAGCGAGGTGGCCCGCGCCGCGGGAGCGCTCGTGCGCGGCGAGTCCCGACGCGGCAAGGGCAACGTCATCCGACGCGCGTTTGCGGACGTGGATGCGGACGTCTACGTGGTGGCGGATGGCGATGGAACGTACGACGCCTCGATGGCGGGACGGCTCGTGAGCCTGCTCTCGGAGGAGTGCCTGGACATGGTCATCGGTACGCGCATCCACCACGAGAAGGCGGCGTACCGCATGGGCCACGTGGCCGGAAACTGGCTCTTCAACCAGGTGGTGGCCCGGCTCTTCGACAAGGGCCAGTCCGACATCTTCTCGGGCTATCGCATCCTGTCCCGCAGGTTCGTGAAGTCGTTCCCCTGCATGTCGGAGGGCTTCGAAATCGAAGCGGAGATGAGCATCCACGCGCTCCAGCTCCGCATGCCCGTGCGCGAGGTCCCCACCCGCTACTCGAAACGGATGGAGGGAACCGCCAGCAAGCTGAACACCTGGCGGGATGGCTTCCGCATCCTCTCTCACATCCTCCGACTGCAGCGGTTGCACCGCCCCCGCCAGTTCTTCGGGACCCTGGGCTTGAGCACCATCCTCCTCGCGGTGTTGCTGGCCGTTCCCGTCTTCATGACGTTCCTCCAGACAGGTCAGGTGCCGCGCTTCCCCACGGCCATTCTGGCCATGGGCATGGTGTTGTTCGGCTCGCTGCTGGCCTTCCTCGGGCTGGTGCTGGAGAGCACCAGTCAGCTTGCCCTCGAGACCAAGCGGCTGAGCTATCTCGCCATCCCGCCTTCCCCGGGGGCCAATGCATCACAACAGGCCTCCGTCGCGCAGGTGGGCTGAATGCCCGCTTTCGCGTTCTCCTCTTCCATCACACGAGGTTCTCGGTGAGCTCATTCCACGAGCATCACGGACAGCAGAAGTCCTTCTTCGAAGTGGACCCCGCCCGCGTCGCGACACGCGTGTTCGGGCACCCCTCCTTCCCGCGGACGATGCAGTGCAAGTTCGCGTTCCTCGCGCACACGCTCGCCGGCTGTCGCAAGGTGCTCGAGGTCGGCGTGGGCAAGGGCTTGCAGCTCACATACTTCCTGGACCGCATGCCCGAGGACTGTCAGTACACCGGCGTGGACATCGCCGAGGCCCCCCTGCGCGAGGCCCGGGAGCGGCTGGCGCCCCACCTCCAATCCCGCGTGACGCTCCAGGCCGCGGTCGGTGAGCGGCTCCCCTTCGAGGACCGTTCCTTCGACGCCGTCTTCTGTGTGGATGTCCTCCACCACGCGGCGTCCCAGCCCTCCATGCTCGCCGAGATGCGCCGCGTCGTCCGCGCCGGAGGCCACGTCATCTGCGTGGAGCCCAACCCGCTCCACCCAGCAAACCTCATGTACCTGCGCGACCCCATCGAGAAGGGGCTCTTCCAGCTCACGCCCGACAACGCACGTGAGTGGACACGGCACGCGGGGCTCGAACAACTGCGGCTGGAGAACCTCCCGGTGTTCTTCCCCAGCTTCCCAGGGGTCCTGGAGAATGCCTATGGGGTGATGGAGCGGGTGCTCGCGCGCGTCCCCGTGCTCAACCGCTTCTCCACCACACGCGTCCTCCGCGCCTCGCGGCCCGAGGAGCCGCGGGGCTGAAGCCCCGCCTCACCCGCGTCCCGTCGGCTCCTCCAGCTCATCCGTGAGGCCGTGCTTCGCCAGCCGGTAGCGGAACGAGCGGAAGGACAGCCCGAGCAGCTCCGCGGCGCGCGTCTTCACGCCGCCCGCCTGCTTCAGGGCCGCGAGCAGGTAGCGCCGCTCGCTGTCATCCAGGTGGCGCTCCAGGTTGAAGCCCGTGCCCAACGGCGGCTCTCCCGGCTCGCCCGGACGCGACACCGGCTCCGACTCGCCCCGCACCGCGGGCGGCAGCGTGGACGGGCCCAGCAGGTCCGTGTCCGACAGCGTCGCCGCGCGCTCCACCATGTTCTGCAACTGCCGCACGTTGCCGGGGAACGCGTAGCGCTCCAGCAG
This genomic window contains:
- a CDS encoding glycosyltransferase; protein product: MSQSAPRIAVILPCHNEAPAIRETVLAFRQALPSAAIFVYDNASTDDTSEVARAAGALVRGESRRGKGNVIRRAFADVDADVYVVADGDGTYDASMAGRLVSLLSEECLDMVIGTRIHHEKAAYRMGHVAGNWLFNQVVARLFDKGQSDIFSGYRILSRRFVKSFPCMSEGFEIEAEMSIHALQLRMPVREVPTRYSKRMEGTASKLNTWRDGFRILSHILRLQRLHRPRQFFGTLGLSTILLAVLLAVPVFMTFLQTGQVPRFPTAILAMGMVLFGSLLAFLGLVLESTSQLALETKRLSYLAIPPSPGANASQQASVAQVG
- a CDS encoding class I SAM-dependent methyltransferase, producing the protein MSSFHEHHGQQKSFFEVDPARVATRVFGHPSFPRTMQCKFAFLAHTLAGCRKVLEVGVGKGLQLTYFLDRMPEDCQYTGVDIAEAPLREARERLAPHLQSRVTLQAAVGERLPFEDRSFDAVFCVDVLHHAASQPSMLAEMRRVVRAGGHVICVEPNPLHPANLMYLRDPIEKGLFQLTPDNAREWTRHAGLEQLRLENLPVFFPSFPGVLENAYGVMERVLARVPVLNRFSTTRVLRASRPEEPRG